The following are encoded together in the Sparus aurata chromosome 1, fSpaAur1.1, whole genome shotgun sequence genome:
- the cplx2a gene encoding complexin 2, like yields MNFVMKAALGGGPPDVGKMLGGEEKEEDPDAAKKEEERQEALRQQEEERKAKYAKMEAERESMRQGIRDKYGLKKREEAEAEAAAAAEEPAAGSLTRPKKAVPAGCGDEEEEESIMDQVMKYLPGPLQDMLKK; encoded by the exons ATGAATTTTGTAATGAAAGCTGCGCTGGGAG gAGGACCTCCCGATGTGGGCAAAATGCTTGgtggggaggagaaggaggaggacccCGACGCAgcgaagaaagaggaggagcgaCAGGAGGCgctgaggcagcaggaggaggagaggaaggccAAATATGCCAAGATGGAGGCTGAGAGGGAAAGCATGAGGCAAGGCATCAGGGATAAG TACGGCTTAAAAAAGCGCGAGGAGGCTGAAGCCGAGGCAGCAGCTGCCGCGGAGGAGCCCGCAGCCGGCAGCTTGACTCGACCCAAGAAGGCCGTGCCGGCTGGCTGTGgtgacgaggaggaagaggaaagcaTCATGGACCAAGTGATGAAATACCTGCCAGGCCCACTGCAAGACATGCTGAAGAAGTAG